The nucleotide sequence CTACCGCTGAGAAGACGCTCACTGCCTTCTACGAGCGTATTCACCCCGGCGGCGTTCTGTGGCAACCCGTCGCGGCTCGGCTGCCCCAGGTGCAGAGCGATCGGGGGTATTGGCAGCTGTTCATCGACTGGATTGCCGGCTGCTTCCTGGTCTTTTTTGCCCTGTTCGGATTTGGGAAGCTCATCCTTGGCCAGCACCTGATGGGATTGCTTTACCTGGCGATCGCCGGTCTGGCCGCCGCTGTGATCTACTGGCACTTATCCCGCATAGGTTGGGAAAGGGTGGGGGATTAGGAAATCCCTACTCAGGAGCGGCATGGCTAGCAACGGCATTGGGGGAGCGTAGTATAATCGTTAGTGCTAGGCCGGTGATTGGCCTGCCGGTGTCCCCGCCGGAGGGCGGGAGCCCATTTTACAGCCTGAACCCCGAATACACCGATGCAGTGTGGCGGGCGGTGGGCGATCCGCTGGCGTTTCCCCTGGTGCCGGACCCAGTCTATGCAGACCGGATAGTGTCCTTTATCCAGGGCCTGGTGCTTACGGGCAGTGCGTACGATCTGGATCCGACGCGGTACGGCCAGGTGCCTCACGAGAAGCTCAAGTCCCCTGACTGCGCTCGGGACGAGTTTGACCGTCTGGTACTGGAGCGGGCTTTTGAACAGGCCCTGCCGGTGCTGGGCTTGATCGGCTTCCCTTCTGAGAATCTCCCCATGGCCCTCATGCGGCCGCTTTCCGGCAGCGGCTCCCTGGGTTTGCTGACCGACATGGTGAACGAATATGGGGTAGATGCCCTCTTCACGAGGATTGGCCACCATGTACGGCTCAACGGAGACCACCTTCTACGTCCTCGCAGTGTATTTCGGTTCGGTGGGCATCCGGCGGACTCGCCATGCGGGCTGTCCTTCGCGGGACGGGGCATCAAGGCCTGGATCGGCTCACTTCTGTAGGATCATTTTACGTGTAACCGGGCGGCCCTTGTCCACCTTGAGGGTTACAAAGTAAAAGCCCGACGCGAGCGGCCGGCCGGCTGCATCTACCGGAATGAAGTCATAGGCATATTTTTCAGCCGGCAGATAATGGGAGACGAGGGTGCGGACCAGTGCGCCTCTGAGGTTATACACCGATAACTGCACATCACCATCTGTAAGTAGTTCGTAAGGGATGGTGGTGGCTGTCTGGAAGGGATTGGGGAAGTTCTGATACAGG is from Candidatus Neomarinimicrobiota bacterium and encodes:
- a CDS encoding sodium:proline symporter; the protein is TAEKTLTAFYERIHPGGVLWQPVAARLPQVQSDRGYWQLFIDWIAGCFLVFFALFGFGKLILGQHLMGLLYLAIAGLAAAVIYWHLSRIGWERVGD